The DNA region CTGCACATAAATCTATAGATTCTTCATAATCTTTGATTGCTTCTTCATACATTCCTAACTCACTTTTAGAAAGCCCTCTATTATTATATGCGTCACTATAATTAGGATTTAAATATATAGCTTTATCATAATCTTTTATAGATTCCTTATATAAACCCAGCTCTCTTTTTGCATTTGCCCTGTTATAATAAGCATCTACATAATTATTATCCAATTTTATAATTTTGTCATAATCTTTTATAGCTTCTTCATATAATTCTAAATCGTATTTAGCATTTCCTCTATTAAGATAAGTATTTATATCGTTAGGTTCCCATTTTATAGCATTATCATAATCTTCTATAGCTTCTTTAAATAAACCTAATTCTTTTTTTGAATTTCCTCTATTATAATAAGCATCTGAATAATTTGGATTAATTTCTATAGCTTTGTTATAATCTTCAATAGCCTCTTTATAAAGTCCCAAATCGTTTTTAGAATTTCCTCTGTTGCCATAAGCACAATAATTATTAGGCTCTAACTCTAAAATCTTATTAAAATCTTTTATAGCCTCATCAAAAAGCTCTAAATAATTTTTGGAAACTCCTCTATTATTATATGCATCTATATTATTAGGGTCTAACTCTATAACCTTATTATAATCTTCAATAGCTTCTTTGTGTAAGCCAGCATTATTTTTAGCAAACCCTCTGTTATAATAAGCGTCTTTATAATTTTTACTTAATTCTATAGCTCTGTCATAATCCTTTATAGCTTTCTTAAAAAATCCTAAATTACTTCTAGCAAGTCCTCTGTTATAATAAGCTAATGCATAATAATCAATTAAGTCTATAGCTTTACTATAATAATCTATAGCATCTCTATATTCTCTCATATTGTTTAGAGCAACTCCATTAGTATTACAATCGAAATATTCATCTAAAGTGTCTAAATCATTAATATCTATTTCATCATTTTCATCATTAAACATAGTTTTATCATAATGAAAATATTCAATAAACCTGTTATAAGTATAAAGTTCGTCAGGCTCTTTTATATAGAATGTTTCAAGTATTCTGTTTAATTCATCATTAAAATTTTCTGCTTTACTGTTAAAATCATAAAAATCAGAATAATTGAATGCATCAATGTTATTTAAAAAATTATTTGCCTCATATAGAATTTTTTCTGCTTCTTCTTTAGAATCATCTTTTAAATCTGGAACTTCTCTTTCTTCAAAAGCTTCTAACGATATTTTGCATTTTTCTATATGTTTACTAAAAAGATAATTAGATATTTTTGGCATTTTTTATTCCTATCATAGTTTATTAATTTTATATAAATTATATTATAATAAAAAAATAATTTAACACTATATAAAATTAAATTGCATATACTAAAAATTTTTAAGTTTGTCAAAATAATTTTTTAAAACATTAGAAATTTCTATAGACCCCCCTCTATAGAGATTATAATCTATTTTAATATTTTAATTTAATTTATTTTTTTTATTAATTAATTGATTTTTAATAATTGATGATATAATATATTTCCTAATTATTTAGAAAAAACAAAAAGGACATTGATTTATGAAAAATATTATTCATTTATTTTTTATTTTTTTATTATCAATAGGCTTGATAATAACATCTTGTTCATCAAAAAAAGAAAATCAAGGTGAAGGTTTATTTATAAATGTAGGTCCAGAGCCTAAAACTATAGACCCTACATTAAATATAGCATCAGATGCTTCAGTTTACATAATACATGCATTTGAAGGACTTACAACAAAAAATAAAGAAGGTGTATTAGTTGGCGGAGCTGCTGAAAGCTGGGATATAAGCGAAGACGGACTCACATATACATTCCATTTAAGAACTAACGGCAAATGGTCTGACGGAACTCCATTAACATCTAAAGATTTTGTATATGCTTGGAAAAGAGCGGTAGACCCTAAAACAGCAAGTGAATATAGTTATCAATTTGAACCTGTAAAAAATGCTATGGCTATTAATTCTAGTAAAATGGAATTGGATAGTTTAGGCATAAAGGCTATTGATGATTATACTTTAGAAGTAACATTAGAAAAACCTACTGCATATTTCTTGGAATTAACAGCATTTACTACATTCTACCCAATTAGACAAGATATTATAGAAAAATACGGCAACACTTGGACTATCAATCCAGAAAGCTATATAGGAAATGGTTCTTATGTGATGATAGAACGTAATATTGATAATAATATAGTAATGGTAAAAAATACTAATTATTGGGATTATGAGAATTTAGTTCCGGAAAAAATCACATTTGTTTTAATGGATAACCCTACAGCTTCAGTTGCTGGTATAAAAGAAGGCTCTTTACATTTTTCTGATAGAGTACCAGCTCAGGATATTGATACTTTAAAGGCAGAAGGATTACTTCAAATGGTTAAACGTCTTGGAACATATTATTATGCTGTAAATCATACTAATGAAGTTTTAAAAGACGGCAGAGTTAGAAAGGCTTTATCATTGGCTATAGATAGAAATTATATAGTAGATAATATAGTAAAAGCTGGTGTGCCTGCTGGTGCATTCGTACCTTTTGGAGCTCCTGATGTTAATGGAGATTTTAGAGAGGTAGGGGGAGATTATATAAGTGTTAAACCTGAAGATTATCAAAAAAATATAGAAAAGGCTAAAAAGTTAATGGAAGAAGCTGGATATACTAATGGAGAAGGTTTCCCTGTACTTCAATTTATAGTTGATTCTAATAGAGAGATTCCTACATTTGAAGCTGTTCAGCAAATGTGGAAAGAGCATTTAGGAATAGATACTTCTGTAAGTCAGCAAGAATGGGCTGTATTTTTACAAACATTATATACTGATAAGAATTATGTTATTGGAAGAAGCGGATGGACTGCTGATTATAATGACCCTATGACATTCTTAGGTATGTTCTTAAGTTATAGTCCTCAAAACCATGCTCTATTTACAAATAAAGAATATGATAATTTGCTTCAAACTGCTATGAGTACAATAGATCAGAATATTAGAATGGATGCTATGCATAAAGCTGAGAAAATATTTATGGATAATGATGTTATAATACCATTATATTATTATGCTACACCTACTTTAGTTAGCCCTAAATTGAAAGGCGTTGTATATGATAGTTTGGCAAACCATAAATTCAGCTATGCTTATATAGAAAATTAATTCTAAGTATATTATTTAATTTATATACGATATATAATATTTATATAGATTTATTGTATAATAATTTAAAGTTAAAAAATATTTAATGCTGTATAAGAATTTCTTATGCAGCTTTTTTATTGTTTAGGTATTATATGTATAGAATATCTCAATAATCTAAGAATATATGCAAAAATAAAGGGATATTGCAAATTGCTATATCCCTGTTATTTATTTATGATGTAAAAAATTATTTATTTAATCTTGCTTTTAATTCTCTTCCCATTTTCTCATAGCCTTTTTTACCAAGCATAGCAAACATATTTTTCTTGTAAGCCTCAACGCCGGGCTGATCAAATGGATTAACCCCAAGAAGATGTCCAGATATTCCGCAAGCTTTCTCAAAGAAATACATAAGTTCTCCAATAGTAAATGGGGTAATTTTATCTATATCTACTATAATATTAGGAACTCCTCCATCAACATGTGCTAAAACTGTAGCTTCTAATGCAGATTTATTTATTTGATGTAAAGATTTTCCTTTTAAGTAGTTAAGTCCGTCTAAGTCAGATTCTTCTTTTTTTATTTTCAAATCTATTTCTTCTTCATTTACTCTTATAACAGTTTCAAATAATCCTCTTCTTCCGTCTTGTATAAATTGACCTAAAGAGTGTAAATCAGTAGAGAAATCTACAGAAGCAGGGAATATTCCTTTTTTATCTTTACCTTCACTTTCTCCATATAATTGTTTCCACCATTCAGATATATAATGCATTCTTGGAATATAGTTTACCATTATTTCTGTGTTAAAGCCTTTAGTGTAAAGTGCATTTCTTAGCATAGCATAAAGCATAGAAGGATTTTGTTTGTAATCTGCTTTTTTTGTAGCCTTAGCCATAGAATCAAACCCTTTTATAAACTCTTTGATATCTATTCCAGCAACTGCTATAGGTATAAGTCCAACAGGAGTAAGTACAGAATATCTTCCGCCGACATCATCAGGTATTACAAAAGTTCTGTATTTATTTTCTGTAGATAATGTTTTCAAAGCTCCTTTTGATTTATCTGTAGTAGCTATTATTCTTTTTGAAGCTTCTTTACCATATCTTTTTTCAGCATATTCTTTTAATATTCTAAAAGCTATGGCAGGTTCAGTAGTAGTACCGCTTTTTGAGATAACATTAATATAAAAATCTTTACCTTTTAAATAATCTAATAAATGTTTAAAATACTCGCCGTTCATATTATGTCCAGCATATACAACTTGAGTATTTCCTTTTTTAGCTTGAGCAAAAGGGTTTAAGAAAGATTCTATAACAGCTTTTCCGCCAAGATATGAACCTCCAATACCAACAGATACTAATACTTCAGCATTCTCTCTTATCTCTGCTGCTAAAGTTTCAATATCTTTTGCCATCTTCATAGCCTCAGTTGGAAGATTAACCCAACCTAAAAAATCATTGCCGGCACCTTTTTTATTTTCTAAAAGCTCATTAGCATACTCTGCTGAGCTTGCTAAATATTCTAATTCATGCTCTTGCAAAAAATTCAATACATTTTTATAATTTATAGATAGCATTTTTTACACCTCATAATATAGTTTTATAATACATAAATTATACAATAATAATACCGAAAAATAAAGAAATAAATATAAAAAATTAAGGTACAAATAAAATGATTTTGTCTGGACTTGAAATAGAAAAAAATTTAAATAAAAATATTATAATAGAACCTTTTAACAGAAAACAATTAAACTCAAATAGTTATAATGTAAGGCTTCATAACAAACTTTTAGTATATAAAGATAATGTATTAGATATGAAAAAACCTAATGAAACTAAAGAAATCATTATACCTGAAACAGGATATCAGTTAGAGCCTAATCAGCTTTATTTGGGAAGAACTTTAGAATATACAAAAACAAAGAAATATGTGCCTATGATAGAGGGTAGGTCATCTATAGGAAGACTTGGCATATTTATACATATTACTGCTGGGTTTGGAGATGTTGGTTTTGCGGGTTATTGGACTTTAGAGATATTTTGCATTAAGCCTATAATAATATATCCAGAAGTAGAAATTGCTCAGCTTTATTATCACACTATAGACGGTGAATATGAAGAGTATGTGAGCAGCAAATATCAAAACAACACTGATGTTCAGCCGAGTATGCTTTATAAAGATTTTAAATAATTATTTTTAAATTTATAATAAATTAATTTAAATTATGAAAAAATCTAAAAATAAACTCCATTCTACTAATAAAGATTTGTATGAAGGTGCTGTTATAAGAAAGTGCCGTATTGAAGAAGATATTGAATCTATGCGATTAGATAAATATATGGGGAACAGATTTTCTTATTATTCCAGAAACAAATGGCAGGATTTAATAGGCGAGGGCCTTGTATTAGTAAACGGAGAGAAAATAAAATATACCAGAAGCGTTTCTAAAGGCGATGAGATATCATACTATTTTAAAGATATGAAAGAGCCTGAAGTAAATAAAGATATAGAAATAATTTATGATGATGGCGATTTAATTATAGTAAATAAACCTGCTAATTTGCCTGTGATTCCTTCTGGAAAATATTATTACAATACTTTACATACCATTATGCAAGAGAGATTAGGCTGTCATTTAAATATGATTAACAGAATAGACAGAGAGACAAGCGGGTGTGTAATACTTTCTCGCGGTTCTTTGGTGGCTTCAAAGTTTTGTGCTATGCTTGCAAATAAAAATAATAATATAAAAAAAACTTATATTGCTATAGTGGAGAATGCTAAAGATATAGAAGACTCTTTTACTGTTGAAGGATATATGCAAGAGGTGGGCGATAAACTTTACAGAAGATATCAAATATTACATAAAGAAAATGTTGAAGATTCAAAATATTCAAAGACAAAGTTTAAAACTATAAAAAAAATAGGTGATTATGCCATACTAAAAATAAGACTCTACACAGGAAGAATGCATCAAATAAGAGTGCATCTTCATTCAAAAAATCTTTATATGGTTGGAGATAAAATATATGGCAAGTATGGACCTAAAGTTTTTAATTCTTTTATAGAAAAAAGCATAATACCAGAAGGATTTTTTTATAGGCAGGCACTTCATTCTTATATGTTAGAATTTAATCACCCAATCACTAATGAGCGTATAAAAGTAAAAGCAAAAATACCAAAAGACTTAAAAGATTTTATTGCTAAAATAAAGTGAAATGATAACATTTTGTATATTTTTTTATAATTTTTTATCAACTTTTTCCCGCCGCAAAAAGTTGCAAAAAATGCAAATATTTTAGTTTTTATATAAGAAATATATAAAATAATACTATCTGTTTTTATCTATACTTTATAAAAATGTAGCCTTTTTGCTTCTTTGCGGCAGCAAAAGAAGTGGGGGTGTGGGGGCAAAGCCACCACAAATAAAGAACTTAAAAAATATTTTCTGACAAAGTTAAAATTTTTAGTATATAAAACCGTTCTTTATTATAAATACATTCTTGCCGTCTGAAGCTATTGATATTGCTTCGCTGCTGTAGGCATCTATTTCTGATATATAATCATAGCCGCCTAACTCTTTTCTTGTAGCTGTTTCTTTATTCCATATAAAATAATACTTTCTTCCAAGTCTTTCTGCTGTAAAAGCAAAAGAATCTCCATAAAACTTAAATGAAGTGACAAAGTTATATGAAGGGCTTTCAAAGTTGTCGGATATAATATATTCCCTGTCATTTTTTGAGGCATTGTATACTAATTCATTATTGTCAGAGAAGTATATATTATTTATTTTATTATATTCATCATTAATTTTTTTATTATTAAGAATTATAAAAGATATATTATTGCTGCTTACTCCATAAGCAAAGTTTTTCGAGTCCTTTGAATATTGATAAGTATATATATTATCATAGCTTCCTAACATATTCCCTCTAACATAGAGTTGCATCATATTGTTTGTATCTATATTAATAAATACCAAACTTTGACCGTCTGGAGAAAAACTCATATTTGTAATTAAATTAAACTCGCCTATGTTTCTATTGTTTATTAAAATGCTTGTGTTTATAAATTCGTTTGTAATAATATTGTTATTAGTGTCTTCCAAATTTAATGTATTTTCTACTATATTCGTAATAATATTTGTAACCATCATTAATGCTATAGTGTTTGATTGTCCTTTAACAGTTATACCTTCTTCATTTGTATAAACACTTATATTAGATAAATTATAATTTGTAACGGTAGATATGTTTGTAAGAATAGTATCGTTTGTGTTAATGTTTGTAGACATCATATTATTTATATTATCATTCGTTGTTAAATTAGTGTCTATTTGAGGCATTAATTTAACAGCAAAGGCTTGATTTTGTAAGCTGTATGAAGCTAAATCATCAACAGATATAAAACTCTCTGTATCATTGTTTCCATTATATATAACGGCACTTCCTTCGTTGTTTATGACATACATTAAAGTTCTTCCGTCAATACC from Brachyspira pilosicoli includes:
- a CDS encoding tetratricopeptide repeat protein; the protein is MPKISNYLFSKHIEKCKISLEAFEEREVPDLKDDSKEEAEKILYEANNFLNNIDAFNYSDFYDFNSKAENFNDELNRILETFYIKEPDELYTYNRFIEYFHYDKTMFNDENDEIDINDLDTLDEYFDCNTNGVALNNMREYRDAIDYYSKAIDLIDYYALAYYNRGLARSNLGFFKKAIKDYDRAIELSKNYKDAYYNRGFAKNNAGLHKEAIEDYNKVIELDPNNIDAYNNRGVSKNYLELFDEAIKDFNKILELEPNNYCAYGNRGNSKNDLGLYKEAIEDYNKAIEINPNYSDAYYNRGNSKKELGLFKEAIEDYDNAIKWEPNDINTYLNRGNAKYDLELYEEAIKDYDKIIKLDNNYVDAYYNRANAKRELGLYKESIKDYDKAIYLNPNYSDAYNNRGLSKSELGMYEEAIKDYEESIDLCADNPEAYYNIGSAKYDLDLLKESIKYYDKAIELRPTYSEAYNNRGLSKNDLGLYKEALKDYDKSIELNPDDSNTYNNRGLTKYSLGLYKEAIKDYTKAIELTPDYTNAYGNRGSAKDELGQYKEAIEDYDKAIELEPNTAYLYNDRGWVKKNAGLYKEALKDYKKALELDPNNEYAKSNIANLKKEHGLK
- a CDS encoding peptide ABC transporter substrate-binding protein is translated as MKNIIHLFFIFLLSIGLIITSCSSKKENQGEGLFINVGPEPKTIDPTLNIASDASVYIIHAFEGLTTKNKEGVLVGGAAESWDISEDGLTYTFHLRTNGKWSDGTPLTSKDFVYAWKRAVDPKTASEYSYQFEPVKNAMAINSSKMELDSLGIKAIDDYTLEVTLEKPTAYFLELTAFTTFYPIRQDIIEKYGNTWTINPESYIGNGSYVMIERNIDNNIVMVKNTNYWDYENLVPEKITFVLMDNPTASVAGIKEGSLHFSDRVPAQDIDTLKAEGLLQMVKRLGTYYYAVNHTNEVLKDGRVRKALSLAIDRNYIVDNIVKAGVPAGAFVPFGAPDVNGDFREVGGDYISVKPEDYQKNIEKAKKLMEEAGYTNGEGFPVLQFIVDSNREIPTFEAVQQMWKEHLGIDTSVSQQEWAVFLQTLYTDKNYVIGRSGWTADYNDPMTFLGMFLSYSPQNHALFTNKEYDNLLQTAMSTIDQNIRMDAMHKAEKIFMDNDVIIPLYYYATPTLVSPKLKGVVYDSLANHKFSYAYIEN
- a CDS encoding glucose-6-phosphate isomerase, which gives rise to MLSINYKNVLNFLQEHELEYLASSAEYANELLENKKGAGNDFLGWVNLPTEAMKMAKDIETLAAEIRENAEVLVSVGIGGSYLGGKAVIESFLNPFAQAKKGNTQVVYAGHNMNGEYFKHLLDYLKGKDFYINVISKSGTTTEPAIAFRILKEYAEKRYGKEASKRIIATTDKSKGALKTLSTENKYRTFVIPDDVGGRYSVLTPVGLIPIAVAGIDIKEFIKGFDSMAKATKKADYKQNPSMLYAMLRNALYTKGFNTEIMVNYIPRMHYISEWWKQLYGESEGKDKKGIFPASVDFSTDLHSLGQFIQDGRRGLFETVIRVNEEEIDLKIKKEESDLDGLNYLKGKSLHQINKSALEATVLAHVDGGVPNIIVDIDKITPFTIGELMYFFEKACGISGHLLGVNPFDQPGVEAYKKNMFAMLGKKGYEKMGRELKARLNK
- the dcd gene encoding dCTP deaminase yields the protein MILSGLEIEKNLNKNIIIEPFNRKQLNSNSYNVRLHNKLLVYKDNVLDMKKPNETKEIIIPETGYQLEPNQLYLGRTLEYTKTKKYVPMIEGRSSIGRLGIFIHITAGFGDVGFAGYWTLEIFCIKPIIIYPEVEIAQLYYHTIDGEYEEYVSSKYQNNTDVQPSMLYKDFK
- a CDS encoding RluA family pseudouridine synthase, with the protein product MKKSKNKLHSTNKDLYEGAVIRKCRIEEDIESMRLDKYMGNRFSYYSRNKWQDLIGEGLVLVNGEKIKYTRSVSKGDEISYYFKDMKEPEVNKDIEIIYDDGDLIIVNKPANLPVIPSGKYYYNTLHTIMQERLGCHLNMINRIDRETSGCVILSRGSLVASKFCAMLANKNNNIKKTYIAIVENAKDIEDSFTVEGYMQEVGDKLYRRYQILHKENVEDSKYSKTKFKTIKKIGDYAILKIRLYTGRMHQIRVHLHSKNLYMVGDKIYGKYGPKVFNSFIEKSIIPEGFFYRQALHSYMLEFNHPITNERIKVKAKIPKDLKDFIAKIK